From Chryseobacterium gallinarum, one genomic window encodes:
- a CDS encoding SMUG2 DNA glycosylase family protein: MNKNFADKVIDFNRNLIYSGELPEGFEVLNPYLNNPETMEVMQKFYHKYYNDTNKRKFIVGINPSRHGAGVTGVPFTDTKRLESVCGIPMHSAHTHEVSSVFVYDMIAEYGGPDLFYKDIYINSPFPLAIVRKTKNGWLNANYYDDKALFEAVKDFMIDSLKKHISLNLDTSEVFVLGKKNAEFISRLNKEAELFDKMTILEHPRYIQQYKSKEKQLYIDKYIVALKK; this comes from the coding sequence ATGAATAAAAACTTTGCAGATAAAGTCATTGATTTCAATAGAAATCTTATCTATTCAGGGGAACTGCCTGAAGGGTTTGAAGTGCTCAATCCTTATTTGAATAATCCCGAAACGATGGAGGTAATGCAAAAGTTTTATCATAAATATTATAATGATACCAATAAAAGAAAATTTATAGTGGGAATTAATCCCAGCCGCCACGGAGCAGGAGTTACGGGAGTCCCTTTCACTGATACCAAACGTCTGGAAAGTGTTTGCGGCATACCAATGCATTCTGCGCATACTCATGAAGTTTCTTCCGTTTTTGTATATGATATGATCGCAGAATATGGCGGGCCTGATCTGTTTTATAAAGACATTTATATTAACTCTCCTTTTCCATTGGCCATTGTCAGAAAAACAAAAAACGGATGGCTTAACGCCAACTATTATGATGACAAAGCTCTGTTTGAAGCTGTAAAAGATTTTATGATTGATTCATTAAAGAAGCATATAAGCCTGAATCTTGATACTTCAGAAGTTTTTGTCCTGGGAAAAAAGAATGCGGAATTTATTTCAAGACTGAATAAAGAAGCTGAATTATTCGATAAAATGACAATTCTGGAACACCCTCGCTATATACAACAGTACAAATCAAAGGAGAAGCAACTGTACATCGATAAATACATTGTAGCACTAAAAAAATAA
- a CDS encoding T9SS type A sorting domain-containing protein, translating into MKSTTFLTICSLLISILSFGQTSTEQFETESHGSTSFTDNGVIFNIISHVSVFDIQGNYPGTGWNGTANDNRYIDNSNDAQFPPSFSIKTTSNLFKVNRFWMYLSALNLDLNVAGTLTVTGKLSGITKFTQTKTTGFATSLGTTNGYTLIDLTNLNGQNYSNIVIDELQITANGAFRYVGLDAFSWVKDSNIVLSTSETKNIQKSLIVYPNPTNGPLSITTEKASEAKIYNAEGKVLKTVQIQKGNNEVNISELPAGIYYIKTSAETTKVIKN; encoded by the coding sequence ATGAAAAGCACTACTTTTTTAACAATTTGTAGTCTGCTCATTTCAATTCTCTCATTCGGGCAGACCAGTACAGAACAATTTGAAACGGAATCACACGGAAGTACAAGCTTCACCGATAATGGAGTGATTTTCAACATCATTTCACATGTCAGTGTTTTTGACATTCAGGGGAATTACCCGGGAACAGGCTGGAATGGAACAGCGAATGACAACAGATACATTGATAATTCCAACGACGCACAGTTTCCACCCTCATTCAGTATTAAAACAACTTCAAATTTATTTAAGGTAAACAGATTCTGGATGTATCTTTCTGCCTTGAATCTGGACCTCAATGTAGCAGGAACTCTTACTGTCACCGGAAAGCTAAGTGGCATAACTAAATTTACCCAAACAAAAACCACAGGATTTGCAACAAGCTTAGGGACAACAAACGGATATACCCTCATTGATCTTACGAACTTAAACGGTCAAAATTACTCAAATATTGTGATTGACGAATTGCAGATCACTGCAAACGGGGCATTCCGGTATGTAGGTTTAGATGCCTTTAGCTGGGTAAAAGATAGTAATATCGTATTAAGTACTTCAGAAACTAAAAACATTCAAAAAAGTCTGATTGTTTACCCTAATCCAACCAACGGTCCTCTTTCTATTACGACAGAAAAAGCCAGCGAGGCTAAAATCTACAATGCAGAGGGCAAAGTATTGAAAACAGTACAAATTCAGAAAGGTAATAATGAAGTCAATATTTCAGAATTACCCGCAGGAATTTACTACATCAAAACCTCTGCAGAAACTACGAAAGTTATTAAGAACTAA
- a CDS encoding phage tail protein: MEEYIGIIKLFAGNFAPRGWMFCDGSLISISRNSALFSILGTTYGGDGITTFALPNLKGRMALGAGNVNANQFYPLGVVSGTTQNTLLASNLPSIGSGFQLKVANKNANSSTPTATSSIAISGTQVGRDFNVVSSFVNDSNPDTTINAQSISFTGQNLPVNNMPPYLGLNYIICVEGIYPPRD; encoded by the coding sequence ATGGAAGAATACATTGGAATTATCAAATTATTTGCAGGGAATTTCGCACCCAGGGGATGGATGTTTTGTGACGGAAGTTTAATAAGTATTTCAAGAAATTCAGCTTTATTCTCTATTTTAGGAACCACTTATGGTGGAGATGGCATTACTACTTTTGCATTACCCAACTTAAAAGGGCGTATGGCCTTAGGGGCCGGAAATGTAAATGCCAATCAGTTTTATCCTTTGGGAGTGGTATCCGGTACTACGCAAAATACCCTTTTAGCTTCAAATCTTCCAAGCATCGGAAGTGGTTTTCAATTGAAAGTAGCTAATAAGAATGCCAACTCGTCCACACCTACAGCTACGTCATCTATTGCTATTTCAGGAACACAGGTAGGGAGAGATTTCAATGTGGTATCCAGCTTTGTAAACGATTCTAATCCTGACACCACCATTAATGCACAAAGTATCTCCTTTACAGGACAAAATTTACCAGTGAATAATATGCCTCCTTATTTGGGTTTAAATTATATCATCTGTGTTGAAGGTATTTACCCTCCAAGAGATTAA
- a CDS encoding enoyl-CoA hydratase/isomerase family protein, whose product MNEFVASEIKNNIAEITFGTPKSNSLPGAILEKLAQTILEEGRKDEVKAILIKSEGEKAFCAGASFDELLAIDELEVSTQFFGGFAKVLNAMKNCGKIVVVRVQGKTTGGGVGIACGADYCFATKDSSLALTEINLGIGPFVIGPYVERKIGKSQFSAMAIDADFRSADWAAQHNIYHSVSENIQEMDEKLEKFLQTLASRSSDALALIKKVSWEGTEHFNELMPARIHMSASLILEDSAKKNIEAIKERLRAK is encoded by the coding sequence ATGAACGAATTCGTAGCATCAGAAATTAAAAACAATATTGCCGAAATTACATTCGGAACTCCTAAAAGTAATTCTCTTCCGGGAGCTATTCTGGAAAAACTGGCACAAACTATTTTAGAAGAAGGACGTAAAGATGAGGTGAAAGCAATCCTGATAAAAAGCGAAGGCGAAAAGGCCTTCTGTGCCGGAGCCAGCTTTGATGAGCTTTTGGCAATTGATGAATTAGAAGTTTCTACTCAATTTTTCGGTGGTTTTGCTAAAGTACTCAATGCTATGAAAAATTGTGGAAAAATTGTTGTTGTAAGAGTTCAGGGAAAAACTACAGGAGGAGGAGTTGGGATTGCTTGCGGAGCAGACTATTGTTTTGCAACAAAAGATTCTTCTTTGGCTCTTACTGAGATCAATTTAGGAATTGGTCCTTTTGTTATTGGTCCTTATGTAGAAAGAAAAATAGGAAAGTCTCAGTTTTCTGCTATGGCTATTGATGCTGACTTCAGGTCTGCAGACTGGGCGGCACAACATAATATTTATCATTCTGTTTCGGAAAATATTCAAGAAATGGACGAAAAACTAGAAAAATTTTTACAAACATTAGCTTCCAGAAGTAGCGATGCATTAGCCCTCATTAAAAAAGTATCCTGGGAAGGAACAGAACATTTTAATGAACTGATGCCGGCAAGAATTCATATGAGCGCCAGTCTTATCCTGGAAGATTCAGCAAAGAAGAATATAGAGGCTATTAAAGAACGATTGAGAGCAAAATGA
- a CDS encoding SusC/RagA family TonB-linked outer membrane protein: MRIKLFASTAVLFFVGGHLVEAQKTKRDTIPQDTKIEEIVVVAYGSQKKETMVGSNTEIKAKQFADRPITSIGQALDGASAGVKVSTGTGQPGSSPSIQIRGIGSYGITTSPLYVVDGTVYTGSLAAINPNDIASFNILKDAASTSLYGSAAANGVVLITTKSGRKGKDSFNFSMSTGAVGRSIPEYDRVNVHQYYPLIWESIRNGRMTSVPGTTVADANAYATAQLIPGVLKTNVFNVPDNQLVVNGVLNPDAKLRYTDLDWQKPLMNTGFRQNYELNYSGGSNTTTYFSSVGYTNETGYLIKSDFERFTARLKVDSQVKSWLKLGTSISGVSSNGNNSVEGVDNNTAYINPYRWTRTMGPIYSPYAHDPVTFATLYDNAGNVIYDAGSARGADAAAGRNVIQETLLNKDLSKNYYIISRAYAEIKLDPYLTLSTNVGYDIRNNRRSTYGNKIIGDAAPGGSAEKYSFTEQTFTWNQLLNYKRKFGNHNFEFLLGHENYKFTYEYLYGYKKGQIVDDNDELINFVTPASLTSRSDNYRKEGVFSRLNYDYKSKYLLSGSIRWDGSSRFNKDVRWDSFWSLGAGWRLKGEDFLNDSNLVSELKLRASYGEVGNDRTDSYYMYKSTYTLGYNNAQEPGILFGFLADPTITWEANKQTDFGIDFGFLNNRISGSVEYYNRVTEDLIFPVPLPVSSGVPDNTISRNVGTMYNRGFEFSINADIIRNQNFIWNINANASTLKNQVTELSNGITEIINGTKKISVGHSVYDYWLRQWYGVDPADGSPLFLAADAYANTTAADIRTINGTKVTTNFNKAKYDYSGTAIPDLFGSFGTSITYKQWSLSAMFTYQIGGKTYDSNYAALMSSYSQGGALSTDILDRWTTPGQVTDVPALNSSTYTSSNAGNSSRWLVSSDFITFRQATLSYSFSPETLSQLGVSGLKILVSGENLWSKTARKGLEPAQAFNGTASNRYTPARVVTIGFNVSF; encoded by the coding sequence ATGAGAATAAAATTATTTGCAAGTACAGCGGTGTTATTCTTTGTAGGAGGGCATCTGGTAGAAGCTCAAAAAACAAAACGTGACACAATACCTCAGGACACAAAGATTGAGGAAATTGTTGTGGTAGCCTATGGTAGCCAGAAAAAAGAAACCATGGTAGGATCGAATACTGAAATTAAAGCAAAACAATTTGCGGACCGTCCGATAACAAGCATCGGGCAGGCATTGGATGGTGCCAGTGCTGGGGTTAAGGTAAGTACCGGAACGGGTCAACCAGGAAGTTCACCAAGTATTCAGATCCGGGGAATTGGATCTTATGGTATTACAACGTCACCATTATATGTAGTAGATGGTACTGTGTACACAGGCTCCCTGGCAGCGATCAATCCGAATGATATTGCATCCTTCAATATCCTGAAAGATGCTGCGTCAACATCTTTATACGGTTCTGCAGCTGCCAATGGGGTGGTTTTAATTACTACAAAATCAGGAAGAAAAGGAAAGGATTCATTTAATTTCAGTATGAGTACAGGTGCTGTGGGTAGATCTATCCCTGAATATGATCGGGTAAATGTTCATCAGTATTATCCTTTAATCTGGGAATCGATAAGAAATGGAAGAATGACTTCGGTTCCCGGTACTACTGTGGCCGATGCCAATGCATATGCAACTGCACAGTTGATCCCCGGAGTTCTGAAAACTAATGTCTTTAATGTTCCGGATAATCAGTTGGTTGTAAACGGAGTTCTAAACCCGGATGCAAAGCTGAGATATACAGATCTGGACTGGCAAAAGCCTTTAATGAATACAGGTTTCAGACAGAATTACGAGTTAAATTATAGTGGTGGAAGCAATACGACTACTTACTTTTCTTCAGTGGGATATACCAACGAAACGGGATATCTTATAAAGTCTGACTTTGAAAGATTTACGGCCAGGTTAAAAGTAGATTCCCAGGTTAAAAGCTGGCTAAAGTTAGGAACAAGTATAAGTGGGGTTTCCTCTAATGGAAATAACTCTGTTGAGGGAGTGGATAATAATACGGCATATATCAATCCATACCGATGGACCAGAACAATGGGGCCAATCTATAGCCCGTATGCTCATGACCCGGTTACGTTTGCAACACTTTATGATAATGCAGGAAATGTGATTTATGATGCAGGAAGTGCCAGAGGGGCAGATGCTGCTGCCGGAAGAAACGTAATTCAGGAAACCCTTCTGAATAAAGATCTTTCTAAAAATTATTACATTATTTCCAGAGCATATGCTGAAATCAAATTGGACCCTTATCTTACCTTGTCTACCAATGTAGGATATGACATTAGAAATAACAGAAGAAGCACTTATGGAAATAAAATTATCGGTGATGCAGCTCCAGGCGGTTCGGCTGAAAAGTATAGCTTTACAGAGCAAACTTTTACCTGGAACCAGCTTTTGAATTATAAAAGAAAATTTGGAAATCATAATTTTGAATTCCTTTTAGGACATGAAAATTATAAGTTTACCTATGAATATCTATATGGATATAAAAAAGGACAAATCGTTGATGATAATGATGAGCTGATCAATTTCGTAACACCTGCATCCCTTACTTCCCGATCAGATAATTACAGAAAAGAAGGTGTATTCTCAAGATTGAATTATGATTATAAATCGAAATATTTGCTTTCAGGTTCTATTCGTTGGGACGGCTCTTCAAGATTCAATAAAGATGTAAGATGGGATTCATTCTGGTCTTTAGGTGCTGGATGGAGATTAAAAGGAGAAGATTTCTTAAATGATTCCAACCTTGTAAGCGAATTAAAACTTAGAGCTTCTTATGGGGAAGTCGGAAATGACAGGACAGATAGCTATTATATGTATAAAAGTACTTATACTTTAGGGTATAATAACGCTCAGGAACCTGGAATTCTTTTTGGATTCTTGGCGGATCCTACCATTACCTGGGAAGCGAACAAACAAACAGACTTTGGAATTGATTTCGGATTTTTGAATAACCGGATTTCAGGTTCTGTAGAATATTACAACAGGGTTACGGAAGATTTGATTTTTCCTGTTCCTCTTCCTGTTTCTTCCGGAGTTCCGGATAATACGATCAGCAGAAATGTGGGAACCATGTATAACCGTGGATTTGAATTCAGTATTAATGCAGATATTATCAGAAACCAGAACTTTATTTGGAATATCAATGCCAATGCATCCACTCTTAAAAACCAGGTTACAGAACTTTCCAACGGAATAACGGAAATCATCAATGGTACAAAAAAGATTTCTGTAGGACATTCTGTATATGACTATTGGTTAAGACAATGGTATGGCGTAGATCCTGCAGATGGCTCACCTTTATTCCTGGCTGCTGATGCATATGCAAATACCACTGCTGCAGATATCAGAACAATTAACGGTACTAAAGTAACAACCAATTTTAATAAAGCAAAGTATGATTATTCAGGAACAGCCATTCCTGACTTGTTTGGAAGTTTTGGAACATCAATTACTTATAAACAATGGTCATTGTCTGCAATGTTTACCTATCAGATAGGTGGAAAAACGTATGATTCCAACTATGCCGCATTAATGTCCAGTTACTCACAAGGTGGAGCTTTAAGCACAGATATTTTGGATCGATGGACTACTCCGGGACAGGTTACTGATGTTCCTGCATTGAACTCCTCAACGTATACAAGTTCAAATGCTGGTAATTCGTCAAGATGGTTGGTGAGTTCGGATTTTATTACATTCAGACAGGCCACTTTAAGCTATAGTTTTAGTCCTGAAACCTTATCTCAGCTTGGAGTGTCAGGCTTAAAAATCCTTGTTTCCGGTGAAAATCTATGGAGTAAAACGGCGAGAAAAGGGTTGGAGCCAGCTCAGGCATTCAACGGTACAGCATCAAACAGGTATACTCCGGCGAGAGTAGTAACTATAGGATTTAATGTGTCATTTTAA
- a CDS encoding RagB/SusD family nutrient uptake outer membrane protein, translated as MKSIKKQYIKWAVVLSVFTVMVSCQSDYLETDPTTAASEEAAYSSASNLMAIINGMHRDMYYRQNDNQGQNGQGGIMIMMDALADDLVFPSTGNGWYVSTVRWQDQVNENASNDFYPYQFYYALIRNANLVIANGPSVPAPNASDAATIKMAIGEAYAFRAFCYYMLVQIYGKRYVPGAANTQLGVPIRLVANEVPLARNTVEEVYAQINKDLDEAAARLTGTRATKSHFNDKVVLGLRARIALTQGNYTAAAAAAKSARVGFPLMDNATYTAGFNSLAGNNEWMWGATIIADQGDTFSNFGAYMSRNFNSTNIRQAPKAINSKLFLSFPSTDIRTKNFDPSGAHTALGLPSTYSKFPYTSQKFLAASQADSRVDVPYMRAAEMYLIEAEALARLGDEAGSKIVFNEFAKNRNTAYPGATSTGAAYITEILNSRRLEFWGEGFRFLDLKRLNLGLDRSGANHSSVVTNNVMTVANTDPRWEFLIPRAEINANPLVVQNPL; from the coding sequence ATGAAAAGTATTAAAAAGCAATATATAAAATGGGCTGTTGTTCTTTCAGTCTTTACAGTAATGGTTTCATGTCAGAGTGATTATCTTGAAACGGATCCTACTACAGCTGCCTCAGAGGAGGCTGCTTACTCAAGTGCCTCAAATCTTATGGCCATTATTAATGGAATGCATAGAGATATGTATTACAGGCAAAACGATAATCAAGGACAAAATGGACAGGGTGGAATTATGATTATGATGGATGCTTTAGCTGATGACCTGGTCTTTCCATCTACAGGAAATGGATGGTACGTCTCTACAGTCAGATGGCAGGATCAGGTAAATGAAAATGCATCCAATGATTTTTACCCTTATCAGTTTTACTACGCTCTTATCAGAAATGCCAATCTTGTTATTGCTAATGGACCTTCCGTTCCTGCGCCAAACGCTTCTGATGCTGCTACAATAAAAATGGCTATTGGGGAAGCTTATGCTTTCAGAGCTTTTTGTTACTATATGCTGGTTCAGATTTATGGTAAAAGATATGTACCTGGCGCTGCTAATACCCAGCTCGGTGTACCCATCAGACTGGTAGCTAATGAAGTTCCCCTGGCAAGAAATACAGTGGAAGAAGTATATGCTCAGATCAATAAAGATCTTGATGAAGCAGCGGCCAGACTTACGGGAACCAGAGCTACGAAATCTCATTTTAATGATAAGGTGGTTCTTGGATTGAGAGCCAGAATTGCATTGACACAAGGGAATTATACAGCAGCTGCAGCTGCAGCTAAATCTGCCAGAGTAGGATTTCCTTTAATGGACAATGCAACATATACAGCCGGTTTTAATAGCCTTGCAGGAAATAATGAGTGGATGTGGGGAGCTACGATTATTGCTGATCAGGGAGATACATTTTCAAACTTCGGAGCTTATATGTCACGAAACTTTAACTCAACCAATATTCGACAGGCTCCAAAGGCTATTAACAGTAAACTATTTCTGTCATTCCCTTCTACGGACATAAGAACCAAAAACTTTGATCCTTCAGGAGCACACACGGCATTGGGATTGCCTTCAACATATTCCAAGTTTCCTTATACAAGTCAGAAATTTCTTGCTGCAAGCCAGGCGGACAGTAGAGTGGATGTGCCTTACATGAGAGCTGCAGAAATGTATCTTATAGAGGCTGAAGCATTAGCCAGATTAGGTGATGAGGCTGGTTCAAAAATAGTTTTTAATGAATTTGCAAAAAACAGGAATACTGCTTATCCGGGAGCTACAAGTACAGGAGCAGCCTATATCACTGAAATTCTTAACAGCAGAAGACTGGAGTTTTGGGGAGAGGGCTTTAGATTCCTGGATCTGAAAAGGTTAAATCTGGGGCTGGACAGAAGTGGAGCAAACCATTCTTCAGTAGTTACCAATAACGTGATGACAGTTGCTAATACTGATCCCCGCTGGGAATTTCTGATTCCAAGAGCAGAAATCAATGCAAATCCATTAGTTGTTCAGAATCCTTTATAA
- a CDS encoding winged helix-turn-helix domain-containing protein: MIKINQLNKEFESRVRLGIMSVLMVNDWVDFSEMKNLLEITDGNLASHSNALEKAGYIEVKKEFVGKKPKTSYRVTQIGRQAFTAHLDALEKILGR; the protein is encoded by the coding sequence ATGATAAAAATAAATCAACTCAACAAAGAATTTGAAAGCCGTGTGAGACTGGGCATTATGTCCGTTCTTATGGTGAATGACTGGGTTGATTTCTCAGAAATGAAAAATTTGCTCGAAATTACTGACGGAAATCTGGCCAGCCATAGTAATGCTTTGGAAAAAGCCGGATATATTGAAGTAAAGAAAGAATTTGTAGGAAAGAAGCCTAAAACCTCTTACCGTGTAACACAAATTGGAAGACAGGCTTTTACAGCACATCTTGATGCATTGGAAAAAATATTAGGACGTTAA
- a CDS encoding metallophosphoesterase gives MTRKEFIKRLTYLSIAGAFPALYSWQVEPFWVEFVQRKLPVKNLPQWLEGKILMQISDLHVGDRFDWNFLIKSFREAKGFNPDFVVYTGDFVNHGTAQEQEDLKKVMKEAVMGSLATFGILGNHDYGRNWKDTGCAENICRILRDYGITILRNDQQHSHGLNFIGFDDLWSPNFRPSEVMNQYDLSKANIVLCHNPDACDRNIWNGYQGWILSGHTHGGQCRVPGIITPVLPVKNKRYVSGEIDLEDGRRLYINRALGHSFQLRFMVRPEITVFTLTQT, from the coding sequence ATGACGAGAAAAGAATTCATTAAAAGACTTACGTATCTTTCAATAGCAGGGGCTTTTCCTGCATTATACTCGTGGCAGGTAGAACCTTTCTGGGTAGAATTCGTTCAAAGAAAACTTCCCGTTAAAAATCTGCCTCAGTGGCTGGAAGGAAAAATACTGATGCAGATTTCCGATCTGCATGTTGGGGACCGCTTCGACTGGAATTTTTTGATTAAATCTTTCCGGGAAGCTAAAGGATTTAACCCTGATTTTGTAGTCTACACAGGTGATTTTGTAAACCATGGAACAGCGCAGGAACAGGAAGACTTAAAAAAGGTAATGAAAGAAGCAGTTATGGGATCATTGGCAACTTTTGGAATTCTGGGGAATCATGATTACGGCAGAAACTGGAAAGATACCGGATGTGCAGAAAATATTTGCAGGATTCTCAGGGATTATGGAATTACAATATTGAGAAATGATCAGCAGCATAGTCATGGCCTGAATTTTATAGGTTTTGATGATCTGTGGTCTCCCAATTTTCGACCCTCAGAAGTTATGAATCAATATGATTTATCAAAAGCGAATATTGTGCTCTGCCATAATCCGGATGCCTGTGACCGGAATATCTGGAACGGCTATCAGGGCTGGATTTTGAGTGGACATACGCATGGTGGACAATGCAGGGTCCCCGGAATTATCACTCCTGTATTACCTGTAAAAAATAAAAGGTACGTTTCAGGGGAAATTGATCTGGAAGATGGAAGGAGGTTGTACATCAATCGGGCACTCGGACATTCTTTTCAGCTCAGGTTTATGGTCCGTCCGGAAATTACTGTTTTTACTTTAACCCAAACTTAA
- a CDS encoding Coq4 family protein, with amino-acid sequence MKKIRVRFLLFVYEKTQKLYRTYFKKKKRQWQFTEKQLLEFREDSLGRKLGEFYKKHGFSMIPKMENHDVHHLITGCGTNFEDEIAMQYLLLGNGKINAHLLAAILLGTLLLPEYIKIYMKAYRKGRHMRAFHEWDFEGLLWQDFQHLKDFIQQKETVVLH; translated from the coding sequence ATGAAAAAAATACGCGTTCGGTTCCTGCTTTTTGTGTATGAGAAAACCCAAAAGCTCTACAGGACATATTTTAAAAAGAAAAAAAGACAGTGGCAATTCACTGAAAAACAATTGCTGGAATTCAGGGAAGATTCTTTGGGAAGAAAACTTGGAGAGTTTTATAAAAAGCACGGCTTTTCAATGATTCCCAAAATGGAAAATCATGATGTGCATCATTTGATAACAGGTTGTGGGACCAATTTTGAGGACGAAATTGCCATGCAGTATCTGTTGCTGGGGAATGGCAAGATCAATGCTCATCTTTTAGCCGCCATACTATTGGGAACCTTACTATTACCAGAGTATATAAAAATTTATATGAAAGCTTATAGGAAGGGCCGGCATATGAGAGCCTTTCACGAATGGGATTTTGAAGGCTTGCTTTGGCAGGATTTCCAACATCTGAAAGACTTTATTCAGCAAAAGGAAACTGTTGTACTGCATTAG
- a CDS encoding DUF4153 domain-containing protein, which yields MKTHHYILITTVLFVILFYEQDLGLNLGILGVLYTVLTFFKTNEKNKTLTFNILTATSILSSFAFAWYGDFSSFIALVSSLLLLGYKSRNRKMKPLFLIPVFVVNGFTSICRIFNFDAWLPKKNVSGLWQKILAFILIPLVLLSVFCGIYAAGSDHFAAFFTDYELDINLWQVFCLTVLGFVIAFNYWNYAVERLIYKIHHVLDNDFQEKDRIQKATYSFLDLDAERMSGIISFLLLNILLVFFIITYNYEQFYETLKTPAQLSEETHERVGSVIMSIIMAILVIMFYFKSGFNFDPKAGTMKILAKIWIFLNAILVLSAGAKNYEYIINYGITYKRLGVFAFLLLSLTGLVLTCIKIQKKKRNAFLFNTMAWYLYGTILACSYINWGGFITSRNRERKDFVITYHFDSVNFSESALLKYANEKKDSQLKKNVLKKINKEKSRTFLSGILYYETLKD from the coding sequence ATGAAAACACATCATTATATATTAATCACTACAGTCTTGTTTGTTATTCTTTTTTATGAACAGGACCTTGGGCTGAACCTCGGGATTCTTGGAGTTTTATATACAGTTTTAACTTTTTTTAAAACGAATGAAAAAAATAAGACCCTCACATTTAACATCCTCACGGCCACGAGTATTCTCTCAAGTTTTGCTTTTGCCTGGTATGGAGATTTTTCTTCCTTTATTGCATTGGTAAGTTCACTGCTTTTATTGGGATACAAATCAAGAAACAGGAAGATGAAGCCTCTTTTTCTTATCCCTGTTTTTGTAGTAAATGGCTTTACTTCAATTTGCAGAATTTTCAATTTCGATGCATGGCTGCCCAAAAAGAATGTTTCGGGATTATGGCAGAAAATACTGGCTTTTATACTGATTCCACTGGTGCTTTTATCCGTTTTTTGTGGGATATATGCTGCTGGTAGTGATCATTTTGCAGCATTTTTTACGGATTATGAACTTGATATCAATCTATGGCAGGTTTTCTGCCTTACCGTTTTAGGTTTTGTTATTGCTTTTAATTATTGGAATTATGCCGTTGAAAGATTAATCTATAAAATCCACCATGTATTGGATAATGATTTTCAGGAGAAAGATAGAATTCAAAAAGCAACTTATTCCTTCCTTGATCTGGATGCTGAAAGAATGAGCGGGATCATTTCTTTTTTATTGCTGAATATCCTGCTGGTTTTTTTTATCATAACCTATAACTACGAGCAGTTCTATGAAACCTTAAAAACGCCTGCACAGCTCTCAGAAGAAACTCATGAGAGAGTAGGGTCCGTTATCATGTCTATCATCATGGCGATTTTGGTGATCATGTTCTATTTTAAATCAGGTTTTAATTTTGATCCAAAAGCAGGAACAATGAAAATATTGGCTAAAATCTGGATTTTCCTGAATGCCATTCTTGTATTGTCAGCAGGAGCGAAGAACTATGAGTACATCATAAATTATGGGATTACTTATAAGAGGCTGGGAGTTTTCGCTTTTCTGCTTTTATCTTTAACCGGGCTGGTCCTGACCTGTATTAAAATTCAAAAGAAAAAGAGAAATGCTTTCCTGTTTAACACCATGGCCTGGTATCTTTATGGAACAATTTTGGCTTGTAGTTATATCAACTGGGGTGGTTTTATCACTTCCCGGAATAGGGAACGTAAGGACTTTGTCATTACCTATCACTTCGATTCGGTGAATTTTAGTGAAAGCGCTTTACTGAAATATGCAAATGAAAAGAAGGATAGTCAGCTTAAGAAGAATGTCCTGAAAAAAATTAATAAAGAAAAATCCAGAACGTTCCTCTCGGGCATTCTTTATTATGAAACATTAAAAGATTAA